A window of Nicotiana tabacum cultivar K326 chromosome 24, ASM71507v2, whole genome shotgun sequence contains these coding sequences:
- the LOC107767805 gene encoding peptidyl-prolyl cis-trans isomerase FKBP65 — protein MAACNSEKSDKVNFETEIHWELPETVIGKEGLRKKILQKGNSWKTPLPGDEIQVHYSVKIEDGEILDSSHDKGKPFEFKLGQGEVIKGWDEGIATMKKSERAIFTIPPNLAYGETGSPPLIPPNSTLVFDIELVSWNSVRDITGDGGILKKIIKEGEGWATPKDVDEVLVKYIASSADGKTLSSSDDGVEFSLLDGYLYPAMTKSVKTMRKGEIAELTVKPAYYFDGVENGIQPNLNLTIHLELISWKIVVDVTGDKKVLKKLIKAGEGYDRPNEGSLVKVVYIGKLQDGTVFERKGLSDEDPFEYVCLEGQFNEGLDRAIMTMRKGEEAIVTISSDYFHDCQVKDVLATADLVLYEIKLVDFNKEKPFWKMDTKEKVEACDKIKKDGNVLFKEGKFQCASRKYEKALKFIQFDHSFNSDEKCQSNTLRLSCYLNNAACKLKIGEHQEASKLCSKVIEYDPCNVKALFRRAQAYLRINELEKAEIDITKALEVDPNNRDVKLMYKELKNKQKQYTQHEVEIFSTMLSRLA, from the exons atggcagCTTGTAATTCTGAGAAAAGCGACAAAGTGAACTTTGAAACAGAAATTCATTGGGAATTACCAGAGACAGTAATTGGGAAAGAAGGCTTGAGAAAAAAGATTCTGCAAAAGGGTAATTCTTGGAAGACACCATTACCCGGTGATGAAATCCAAG TTCATTATAGTGTGAAAATAGAAGATGGGGAGATTCTTGATTCAAGCCATGACAAAGGAAAACCTTTTGAATTCAAGCTAGGACAAG GTGAAGTTATTAAAGGATGGGATGAAGGAATTGCTACAATGAAAAAGAGTGAAAGAGCAATATTCACAATTCCACCAAATTTGGCATATGGAGAAACTGGTTCTCCTCCTCTAATTCCTCCCAATTCAACACTTGTTTTTGACATTGAATTGGTCTCTTGGAATTCAGTTAGAGATATCACTGGAGATGGAGGaatattgaagaaaataataaagGAAGGTGAAGGGTGGGCTACACCTAAAGATGTAGATGAAGTATTAG TGAAGTATATAGCAAGCTCTGCGGATGGAAAAACTCTGTCAAGCTCTGATGATGGTGTGGAGTTTTCTTTATTGGATG GTTACCTCTATCCAGCCATGACAAAATCTGTAAAGACAATGAGAAAAGGAGAAATAGCTGAGTTAACTGTGAAACCAGCTT ATTATTTTGATGGTGTTGAAAATGGAATCCAACCAAATTTGAATTTGACCATTCATCTTGAGCTGATTTCATGGAAAATTGTTGTTGATGTTACTGGAGATAAGAAGGTTCTTAAGAAGCTAATTAAGGCTGGTGAAGGTTATGATCGTCCTAATGAAGGATCCCTTGTAAAAG TGGTTTATATTGGAAAGCTACAAGATGGGACTGTATTTGAAAGGAAAGGATTATCAGACGAAGACCCCTTTGAATATGTATGTTTAGAAG GGCAATTCAATGAGGGTTTAGACAGAGCTATCATGACaatgagaaaaggagaagaagcaATAGTTACAATCAGCTCGGACTATTTTCATGATTGTCAAGTAAAAGATGTATTAGCTACTGCAGACTTAGTGCTTTATGAGATCAAATTGGTTGATTTCAACAAG GAGAAACCATTTTGGAAGATGGACACAAAAGAGAAAGTTGAAGCATGTGATAAAATTAAGAAGGACGGAAATGTACTATTCAAAGAAGGGAAGTTTCAATGTGCCTCAAGGAAGTATGAGAAGG CATTGAAATTCATCCAGTTTGATCACTCATTTAACAGCGATGAAAAGTGCCAATCAAATACTTTGCGATTATCGTGTTATTTGAATAATGCTGCTTGTAAGTTGAAGATTGGAGAGCATCAAGAAGCCTCAAAACTATGTAGCAAG GTTATAGAGTATGATCCTTGCAATGTGAAAGCTCTCTTTAGAAGGGCTCAAGCATACCTAAGAATCAATGAACTGGAAAAGGCTGAAATTGATATTACAAAAGCTCTTGAAGTTGATCCAAACAACAG AGATGTGAAGCTCATGTACAAAGAGCTGAAGAATAAGCAGAAGCAATATACACAACATGAAGTTGAAATTTTTAGCACCATGCTTTCAAGGTTGGCCTAG